A genomic stretch from Acidimicrobiales bacterium includes:
- a CDS encoding adenylate/guanylate cyclase domain-containing protein — MSKRHDERRLVTVLFADIVGFTGLSETRDPEQVKILVDRCFALLADDITAFGGRVDKVIGDAIVALFGAPIAHEDDAERAVRAALRMQETVQRFDADGGVGIRLRIGVNTGEVLVGAISAGDDYTAMGDVVNTASRLQTAAEPGTVLVGSPTYDATREVIHYTSLGQLHARGREEPVTAYRAVEPVGRPGERRDAPETPLIGRDPELAVLRKAVEAAYRRSRAQLIVLAGESGVGKTRLGSEVASVARDEHDALVLHGRCQPYGEANVWWPIAEAIRDVIGIDADTPEDDVPEIVAAGVADALGPTADETNVARTAEGLRHLLGYETGLTRLDADRATAEGTRAARALIHALSLRSPVLLWLSDLDWADDAVLRLLDDLIDRLGRRTVVVLVTGRVEMFDRWAPRPGRFNSVALSVEPLDNVAGDLLARQLLPDAPSDVRRQLVERSGGNPLFLEEMARMVESSSDGDVASLPANVRSVISARLDALDDIALHVIEDAAVLGIRGELVALKRMAEFQRDQPDITDALRILERTDLLETAGRMWSFRSNLVRDVVYGRLTKTDRAWRHAGIASWIESNRHTGSAEMIAYHYRRAAIHSAELGGVEGMPDDVLDKAISWTLAAARSTSGSVAMERTEQLFGDALELMDDTHPLRAEVLLERARAALIRLHLPSAGRDLDEAAPLVAASDDPRLRVREALLRSEVAQWSGDQDAALAMGEEALVQAIELHDPVLEADSLRRVGLVRLFKGEHDQAESSINLAYEAYASVDDVGGMAWARQNLAWIAFVSGRMAEAEGRLEQASEAFEAIGDLPGMAWSRGLLAYVRIHSGRFAEAEELAQRTLVEARDRGDRWAQGMMHVALATVALWTGRVDEAVRRAQKARSIFPAGSDPLGPAQAVAIEGRALVRSGRINEGFRILTNELTDERQHPALQVLETSLVAAAATVGDIAMGRRAFHEVARFDPDQLGESDFAVATALIHLQRGDIGGAARLFELMSTETDHGSSWGWAALALVASAVGRDSDAYIAIVEESGRSTYADRVIARCAAACAAARAGDEAGARVALDRAYEAVPLGGDRIHPTIVALAEAQCLKALATDDAAVAEVSAIKTASALGLDTAGWRTAFSAACGELAEPEPEPEASTV, encoded by the coding sequence ATGTCGAAGCGGCACGACGAGCGTCGACTCGTGACGGTGCTCTTCGCCGACATCGTCGGGTTCACCGGGCTCTCCGAGACCCGTGACCCCGAGCAGGTCAAGATCCTCGTCGACCGCTGCTTCGCTCTGCTCGCCGACGACATCACGGCATTCGGCGGTCGGGTCGACAAGGTGATCGGCGATGCCATTGTGGCGTTGTTCGGCGCGCCGATCGCCCACGAGGACGACGCCGAGCGTGCCGTACGAGCCGCGCTGCGCATGCAGGAGACCGTGCAGCGGTTCGACGCCGACGGCGGTGTCGGCATCCGCCTCCGGATCGGGGTCAACACCGGCGAGGTGCTCGTCGGGGCGATCTCGGCCGGCGACGACTACACGGCCATGGGTGATGTCGTGAACACGGCGTCACGCCTCCAGACCGCAGCCGAGCCGGGCACGGTCCTCGTCGGTTCGCCGACGTATGACGCGACACGAGAAGTGATCCACTACACGTCGCTCGGCCAGCTCCACGCCCGGGGGCGGGAGGAACCGGTGACCGCCTACCGCGCCGTCGAACCGGTGGGTCGGCCGGGGGAGCGCCGCGATGCCCCGGAGACCCCGCTGATCGGTCGCGATCCCGAGCTCGCGGTGCTGCGCAAGGCCGTCGAGGCCGCCTACCGACGCAGCCGGGCACAGCTGATCGTCCTCGCGGGCGAGAGCGGGGTCGGCAAGACCCGGCTCGGGTCCGAGGTCGCGTCGGTCGCCCGCGACGAACACGATGCCCTCGTGCTGCACGGCCGTTGCCAGCCCTATGGGGAGGCCAACGTCTGGTGGCCGATCGCCGAAGCGATACGCGACGTCATCGGCATCGACGCGGACACTCCCGAGGACGACGTCCCCGAGATCGTGGCGGCCGGTGTCGCCGACGCACTCGGTCCGACCGCCGACGAGACCAACGTGGCCCGCACCGCCGAAGGTCTTCGCCACCTGCTCGGCTACGAGACGGGGCTCACCCGCCTCGATGCCGATCGGGCCACCGCAGAAGGAACGCGGGCCGCCCGTGCCCTCATCCATGCGTTGTCGCTGCGATCGCCGGTCCTGCTGTGGCTGAGCGATCTCGACTGGGCCGACGATGCGGTCCTGCGGTTGCTCGACGATCTGATCGACCGGCTCGGCCGCCGGACGGTCGTCGTGCTCGTCACCGGCCGGGTCGAGATGTTCGACCGATGGGCCCCGCGGCCGGGTCGGTTCAACTCCGTGGCGCTCTCCGTCGAGCCGCTCGACAATGTCGCCGGCGATCTCCTGGCCCGTCAGCTGCTCCCGGATGCGCCCTCCGATGTCCGCCGCCAGCTCGTCGAACGTTCGGGCGGCAACCCGCTCTTCCTCGAGGAGATGGCGCGCATGGTCGAGTCGTCGTCCGACGGTGACGTCGCGTCACTGCCGGCCAACGTGCGCAGCGTGATCAGCGCCCGCCTCGACGCGCTCGACGACATCGCCCTCCACGTGATCGAGGATGCCGCCGTGCTCGGCATCCGGGGCGAGCTCGTCGCGCTCAAGCGCATGGCGGAATTCCAGCGGGACCAACCCGACATCACCGATGCGCTGCGGATCCTCGAGCGAACCGATCTGCTGGAAACCGCGGGAAGGATGTGGTCGTTCCGTTCCAACCTGGTGCGCGACGTCGTCTACGGCCGTCTCACCAAGACCGATCGCGCCTGGCGCCACGCGGGGATCGCGTCGTGGATCGAGAGCAACCGACACACCGGCAGCGCCGAGATGATCGCCTACCACTATCGCCGCGCCGCGATTCACTCGGCGGAGCTCGGCGGTGTCGAGGGCATGCCCGACGATGTGCTCGACAAGGCGATCTCGTGGACGCTCGCCGCCGCTCGCTCGACGTCGGGGTCGGTGGCGATGGAGCGGACCGAACAGCTCTTCGGCGACGCGCTCGAGTTGATGGACGACACCCACCCTCTGCGGGCCGAGGTGCTGCTCGAACGGGCGAGGGCCGCACTGATCCGTCTCCATCTTCCGTCGGCCGGTCGCGACCTCGACGAAGCCGCGCCACTCGTCGCCGCGAGCGACGATCCCCGTCTGCGGGTGCGCGAAGCGCTGTTGCGCAGCGAGGTCGCGCAATGGTCGGGCGACCAGGACGCGGCGCTCGCCATGGGCGAGGAAGCGCTCGTGCAGGCCATCGAACTGCACGATCCGGTGCTCGAGGCCGACAGCCTCCGCCGGGTCGGGTTGGTGCGCCTGTTCAAGGGCGAACACGACCAGGCCGAATCGTCGATCAACCTCGCCTACGAGGCGTACGCCTCCGTCGACGATGTCGGCGGGATGGCGTGGGCCCGCCAGAACCTCGCGTGGATCGCGTTCGTGTCGGGGCGCATGGCCGAGGCGGAAGGGCGGCTCGAGCAGGCCTCCGAGGCGTTCGAGGCCATCGGCGACCTGCCGGGCATGGCGTGGTCGCGTGGTCTGCTCGCCTATGTGCGCATTCATTCGGGCCGCTTCGCCGAGGCCGAAGAGTTGGCCCAGCGGACCCTCGTCGAGGCCCGGGACCGCGGCGACCGTTGGGCGCAGGGCATGATGCATGTCGCCCTGGCGACCGTGGCGCTGTGGACCGGCCGCGTCGACGAGGCCGTACGTCGGGCCCAGAAGGCCCGTTCGATCTTCCCGGCCGGCTCCGATCCGCTCGGACCCGCCCAGGCGGTGGCGATCGAGGGCAGGGCCCTGGTCCGCTCCGGCCGGATCAACGAGGGTTTTCGGATCCTCACCAACGAACTCACCGACGAGCGGCAGCATCCGGCCCTGCAGGTGCTGGAGACCTCGCTGGTGGCTGCCGCCGCCACCGTCGGCGACATCGCGATGGGGCGGCGGGCGTTCCACGAGGTCGCACGGTTCGATCCGGATCAGCTCGGTGAGTCCGACTTCGCCGTGGCGACCGCACTCATCCATCTCCAGCGGGGCGACATCGGCGGTGCCGCTCGCCTGTTCGAGCTCATGTCGACCGAGACCGACCACGGCTCGAGCTGGGGCTGGGCCGCGCTGGCGCTGGTCGCATCGGCGGTCGGCAGGGACAGCGACGCCTACATCGCGATCGTCGAGGAATCGGGTCGCTCCACCTACGCGGATCGGGTGATCGCCCGTTGCGCCGCCGCGTGTGCCGCAGCCCGAGCCGGTGACGAGGCCGGCGCGAGGGTCGCCCTCGACCGCGCCTACGAAGCCGTGCCACTCGGTGGCGACCGCATCCACCCGACGATCGTGGCATTGGCCGAGGCGCAATGTCTGAAGGCGCTCGCGACCGACGACGCCGCCGTGGCCGAGGTCAGCGCGATCAAGACCGCGTCGGCCCTCGGTCTCGACACCGCCGGTTGGCGCACCGCGTTCTCGGCCGCATGTGGCGAGCTGGCCGAGCCCGAGCCCGAGCCCGAGGCGTCCACCGTCTAG
- a CDS encoding DUF4173 domain-containing protein, with protein MTSTLPPPPRAEDRTDVESPELWRIAPSAAVLVSLLVGGLAVDLGMRHPAGALSVVAVAVAGLAGRRGGWVRGPLARRLLGLSLLPASMLMLRDASWLTVLDLGAAVGLIVLAVAVRGEPRSIGRALGRLVHPVGALEPATMSVRLVADSARATLTGRDVLGRRILRLTRGLSIAVPVTVVLAALLSAADAVFRSWLEVPFDATMILDHAVVVMVGAAATAMLAGHGAWARPRPAPAPRRFVGPTEASVVLAGVVAVYGVFVASQIIAIAAGGGYVERTTGLTYAEYARAGFFQLVAAAILTLVVLVMLRRHRRAASPRLARRLVVLELSTVGLTLVVVGVAIRRLFLYEAEYGLTVLRFSTIVFALFIGFVFIVTGLSIVGRLRHDAAAVVMIGALATLLAVNVANPERIIAERNIARFGGTDQLDIDYLVDHLGADALPTMLADPAVAARVCGRHVDDRLIVFNWSRVRAAAALADACG; from the coding sequence ATGACCTCGACGCTTCCGCCGCCACCCCGAGCCGAGGACCGCACCGACGTCGAGTCGCCCGAACTCTGGCGCATCGCGCCGTCGGCCGCCGTGCTCGTGTCGCTGCTGGTGGGAGGCCTGGCCGTCGATCTCGGGATGCGACATCCCGCCGGTGCACTGTCCGTCGTCGCGGTCGCCGTCGCCGGTCTGGCCGGACGACGCGGGGGCTGGGTCCGCGGCCCTCTCGCACGACGGCTGCTCGGGCTCTCCCTCCTCCCGGCCTCGATGCTGATGTTGCGCGACGCGTCGTGGCTGACCGTCCTCGACCTCGGCGCCGCGGTCGGGCTGATCGTCCTGGCGGTCGCGGTCCGCGGAGAGCCGCGGTCGATCGGACGGGCGCTGGGGCGCCTCGTCCATCCTGTGGGGGCGCTCGAACCCGCGACGATGTCGGTGCGCCTGGTCGCCGATTCGGCACGGGCCACACTGACCGGCCGCGATGTGCTCGGGCGCCGCATCCTCCGGCTGACGCGAGGACTCTCGATCGCTGTCCCCGTGACCGTGGTGCTGGCGGCGCTGTTGTCGGCGGCTGATGCCGTCTTCCGCTCGTGGCTCGAGGTCCCGTTCGACGCGACGATGATCCTCGACCACGCCGTCGTCGTCATGGTCGGCGCCGCCGCCACAGCGATGCTCGCCGGTCACGGCGCTTGGGCCCGTCCGAGACCGGCGCCGGCTCCGCGCCGGTTCGTCGGCCCGACCGAGGCCTCGGTGGTACTCGCCGGCGTCGTTGCCGTCTACGGCGTGTTCGTGGCCTCCCAGATCATCGCGATCGCGGCCGGCGGCGGCTATGTCGAGCGCACCACCGGCCTCACCTATGCCGAGTACGCGCGGGCCGGCTTCTTCCAGCTCGTGGCCGCGGCGATCCTCACACTGGTCGTGCTCGTGATGCTGCGGCGTCATCGACGCGCCGCCTCCCCCCGACTCGCCCGCCGACTCGTCGTCCTCGAGCTCTCGACGGTCGGCCTCACCCTCGTCGTGGTGGGCGTCGCCATCCGTCGCCTGTTCCTCTACGAGGCTGAATACGGGCTGACGGTGCTGCGGTTCTCGACCATCGTCTTCGCACTGTTCATCGGGTTCGTCTTCATCGTGACCGGGCTCTCGATCGTCGGTCGACTCCGCCACGATGCCGCGGCAGTGGTGATGATCGGCGCCCTGGCAACGCTCCTCGCCGTCAACGTGGCGAATCCCGAACGGATCATCGCCGAACGCAACATCGCCCGCTTCGGCGGCACCGATCAGCTCGACATCGACTACCTCGTCGACCATCTCGGCGCCGACGCGCTGCCCACGATGCTCGCCGATCCGGCGGTCGCCGCCCGCGTGTGTGGGCGACACGTCGACGATCGGCTGATCGTTTTCAACTGGAGTCGGGTACGCGCCGCCGCCGCGCTCGCCGATGCCTGCGGCTAG
- a CDS encoding sensor histidine kinase: MRVLHTPMTWIRDHPRVADWLLMLLLQAIAIPIAFYTEVGPGQRALGIAGWTLVIAMNVPVAWRRTAPVAALWTTVACTAPFWVLDYPDDPAGPNLLILIYSLAAHAGRPRSIRHFWGAFGVMTGVLVAGVISVEEDLPWVAVPANVVVFGTAWILGDNLRTRRKYLAELEEKAERNEQRQRAEAQRAVVEERTRIARELHDVVAHSMSVMVVQAGAARRILDRDPAQAAEALAAIEETGRESLTEMRRMLGVLRSEGEEAELTPQPGLDDFDRLLQTCGEAGLPVELVVTGQVRHLAPGLEMNAYRVVQESLTNSLKHAGTASAVVRLHYRADALEVHVTDDGRGAAATSAGSGQGLVGMRERVEAYGGHLTAGPRPGGGFAVEATFLTEPG, from the coding sequence ATGCGTGTGCTGCACACTCCGATGACGTGGATCCGCGATCATCCGCGCGTCGCCGACTGGCTGCTCATGCTGCTGCTCCAGGCGATCGCCATCCCGATCGCCTTCTACACCGAGGTCGGGCCCGGACAACGGGCCCTGGGCATCGCCGGCTGGACCCTCGTCATCGCGATGAACGTCCCGGTCGCATGGCGCCGGACCGCGCCGGTCGCCGCGCTGTGGACCACGGTTGCGTGCACCGCACCGTTCTGGGTGCTCGACTACCCCGACGATCCCGCCGGCCCGAACCTGCTGATCCTGATCTACAGCCTCGCCGCTCATGCGGGTCGTCCCCGGTCGATTCGGCATTTCTGGGGAGCGTTCGGCGTGATGACCGGTGTGCTCGTCGCCGGGGTGATCTCCGTCGAGGAAGACCTCCCGTGGGTCGCGGTCCCCGCCAATGTCGTCGTCTTCGGTACCGCATGGATCCTCGGCGACAACCTGCGCACCCGCCGCAAGTATCTCGCCGAGCTCGAGGAGAAGGCCGAGCGCAACGAGCAACGACAGCGAGCGGAAGCGCAGCGGGCGGTGGTCGAAGAACGAACCCGTATCGCCCGCGAGCTCCACGACGTCGTCGCCCACTCGATGAGCGTGATGGTCGTGCAGGCCGGGGCCGCCCGACGGATCCTCGACCGAGATCCTGCCCAGGCCGCGGAGGCGCTCGCCGCGATCGAGGAGACCGGACGCGAGTCGCTGACCGAGATGCGACGCATGCTCGGGGTGCTGCGCAGCGAGGGCGAGGAGGCGGAGCTCACGCCCCAACCCGGCCTCGACGACTTCGACCGTCTCCTCCAGACCTGCGGCGAGGCCGGACTCCCGGTCGAACTCGTCGTCACCGGCCAGGTGCGGCACCTCGCCCCCGGTCTCGAGATGAACGCCTACCGCGTGGTCCAGGAGTCGTTGACCAACTCGCTCAAGCACGCCGGTACGGCCTCGGCGGTCGTCCGCCTGCACTATCGGGCCGATGCCCTCGAGGTCCATGTGACCGACGACGGCCGCGGTGCCGCCGCCACGTCCGCCGGCAGTGGGCAGGGTCTCGTCGGCATGCGCGAACGCGTCGAGGCGTACGGTGGCCACCTGACGGCCGGACCCCGACCGGGCGGTGGCTTCGCCGTCGAGGCCACCTTCTTGACCGAACCCGGCTGA
- a CDS encoding response regulator transcription factor, with amino-acid sequence MTDDSPDPRLRVVVVDDQALMRTGFRMILESADIDVVAEAENGRDAIAVVASTNPDVVLMDVRMPELDGVEATRRITESGSMSRVLILTTFDLDEYVYGALRAGAAGFLLKDTPPEKLIEAVRVVAAGEALLAPSVTRRLVEEFAARSPQATPVAGLDQLTDRETEVLEAMARGLSNAEIAEVLFVGETTVKTHVGRVLMKLGVRDRVQAVVAAYESGLIRPGQGSP; translated from the coding sequence ATGACCGACGATTCGCCCGACCCGAGACTCCGCGTGGTCGTCGTCGACGATCAGGCACTGATGCGCACCGGGTTCCGCATGATCCTCGAATCGGCCGACATCGACGTCGTCGCCGAAGCCGAGAACGGCCGCGACGCGATCGCGGTCGTCGCGTCGACCAACCCCGATGTCGTGCTGATGGACGTCCGGATGCCCGAGCTCGACGGCGTCGAAGCGACCCGACGGATCACCGAGTCCGGCTCGATGTCGCGGGTCCTCATCCTCACCACCTTCGATCTCGACGAATACGTCTACGGCGCGCTGAGAGCAGGCGCCGCCGGCTTCCTCCTCAAGGACACCCCACCGGAGAAGCTCATCGAAGCGGTGCGGGTGGTCGCCGCCGGCGAGGCACTGCTGGCACCGTCGGTCACCCGTCGTCTCGTCGAGGAGTTCGCCGCGCGGTCGCCGCAGGCCACCCCGGTCGCCGGGCTCGACCAGCTCACCGACCGCGAGACCGAGGTGCTCGAGGCAATGGCCCGCGGGTTGTCCAATGCCGAGATCGCCGAGGTGCTCTTCGTGGGCGAGACGACGGTCAAGACCCATGTCGGCCGGGTGCTCATGAAGCTGGGCGTTCGGGACCGGGTCCAGGCCGTCGTCGCCGCCTACGAGTCGGGTCTGATCCGGCCCGGTCAGGGATCACC